The window AATATAGTCCATCAGCTGATAAGAATTCATTTGGTAAAATCATTTTGAATCATCCTGGTCATTGAGGTAATTGAGAATAAGATCTTTCATTTGATTTAAATCATAGGCTGGTTCACCAACATTTTTGCCTTCGAAGGGATCATCACACTTAAGGTCGATCAAACACCGAATTACCTTCGCTCCCAATATATTACCTTCTATCAATATATTTGAAAACATACCAACAATAATGTTTGAATAGTATAATAAAGTTAAAGTATGGAACTGATCACCTATGATGACATTCGCTCCGGACTCTTTAATGAATGATAAAAAAGTTTCTTTATCCTGGTTCGGATGCATCTTAATCACAACTACATATTCTGATTGAGATTCTTTTGGTAACGCTCTTAAAAGATTTTGAAAAACACTGTATTCATCAAATCCGTATTCAGATTTTCCATAATGGTCTAAATGATTCGCACGGCTAATTGGATCTGGAGCAAAAAGTATGATTTTTTTGGTATTGGCTATTCCAAGATTTTGTAGAAATGTTTCCCTACTTACTCTAGGAATCCAATTTCGAATGTATTCTTGAAAATAATTTCCAGAAACGATAACATCTGCGTTAGGTATCTCTAACCGAACCATTTTCTCTGCAACTTCATCCAACACACAAATTACATCGGAAAAATAGTAATCCCCTTCCCACTCATATCTAGGCAAAATTCGAGTATAATGATCGATAAAAGAATAGGTTTTTATTTTCCTTTCCTTAAATGCCTTTATAAACTTAACTTCGATTGATGAATTAACTGATGTACCGGTGAATAAAAAATCTGCATCAAATGTATCACCAGTTTTTAACTCATCACCTTCCGTATAAATTGTGACCGGAACATCAAAGTCGGAGAAAAAATCATAACTTCTATCACAAAAAACTTTGTAGTTTTGAAGTTTCTGATTTAACTTCAAAAATGCTAAAACTGGCTTAGCTCCACCTGGATCACTAAATACGAACACCCCTTTGCCACTGAGATTTGGTAACAAAGAAAATTTTTTCATTTAATTAAATTTAATTGATTCCAAACTTTACGAAAGGCTGCAATTAATAAGTTTATTTCTTCATCGTCCAGAGCAAAACCGCCAAAATAAAAACCAATGTAACTCTTATCTTGGAGGTTCTCGGCAATAGGGCAGATTCCTTTTTCATAAGTAACTTTACTTGTCTCACCAGGAGAAATCCATGGAAAACCCGATTTACCATAAGCAATTCTTTTTTGGTACATGGGAAGTAGATGAATATTTAAATAACTCGGCCTTAAACTAGGGATTCCCTCTGCAGTTAAAACCTCAATTAACTTCTCTCGAGTAACACCTAACGAATCAAAATCAACAATCAAACCATACATATAATAAACGTGCGTACATCCTTCTAATGGCACTGGAAGTTTTAATCCTTTTAAATCTTTCAAACCCTCGTTTAAAAGTGCACCAGCACGAATCCGCTGTTCAGCAATTGAAGGTAGTTTTTTTAGTTGTTCAATTCCAATTGCTGACTCAATTTCTCCCAATCTAAAATTAAAACCAATCATATTCGAGATATCAATTTCACCTTTGGGACCGACTACTGCCTCCGCATGATTTCGTATCAATTGCAGTCTTTCTGCAATTTTTGCATCTGCAGTAACACAAACTCCGCCTTCTCCAGTATGGATATGTTTATGGTAATTCAAACTAAACACACCAATATCTGCGTTTGTACCTACTTTTTTTCCCTTATACATTGCTCCCGGAGCTTGTGAGGCATCTTCAATTACTTTTAAACCGAATTCTTTCGCTATTTTCAAAATTTCAGTAAGCTGAGCCGATTGACCAAAAATATCAGGTACAACAATTGCTTTCGTTTTTTTTGTGATCAATGACCTAATTTTTGTTGGATCAATATTAAAATTATCAGGATTGATATCAACAAACACTGGTATTGCATTCCAAACTAAAATAGCAGTGGCAGAAGCACACATAGTCCAAGGACTTACTAAAACCTCGTCAAAAGGTTCTACACCAACGGCTCCTAAGGCGGCTATTAAACCGGATGTTGCTGAATTTACACTTACTGAATACTCTATTCCAAATTCTTTGGACCAGTTGGATTCAAATTCCTTTACTTTCTTACCACCGAAAAAGTCTTCATGCCAAGAACCATAGAATCGAGACAATTCACCAGATTGCAAAACAGATTGAACCGAATCAATTTCCTCTTTTCCAAAGGAAATATATGGTTTTAATTCTTTATTAATAGTTTTTTTGCCACCTAAGTAAGCTAACTTTTCCATTTAATTCATTCCTTCCATATTCGAACATTGAGAGAAAATTTGATCTACTACTAACTGAGTATTTAACGCAGAACTACCGTCTGATTCACAATCAATTTCATTTTCCAAATAATTATACAGTGCATCCATTGTATACCACTGGTATCGATTGAAATCGGTAGTTACAAGCTGACTATTGAATGATTTGATTTTATAATCTTTAAATACAGAACTTGTTTCAACGGGAAAATATTCTATCTTTACTCCACCTTGTTGGTAATTGATGATTCCCTTCTCAGTTAAAAACACAATTTCCTTAACTGAAAAATCATCTTCATTCCCTGCCATAAAGTACGCATCCAATCCGTTTTCAAAATGGAGAAGAAAATCCGGTTCGAGATCTGAATTTCCCAAAACATTTCCAACTTTAAGCACCTTACAATAAGTAGGTTCTCCAAAGAAAAATGATAACAGATTTATGAAATGGGATCCGTTATTCAAAACACCTTTAGAATAAAATACTGAGACTTTTCGAATTCTCCCAAATTCATTTCTATCAAATTTTTTCTTTAATTCTACATGTCCTTTTTCAAAACGACGTATAAAGTTTACAATTAGTAGACATTGTTTTGACTGGGCTTTTTTCACCATTTCATCGGCATCGTATATACTATCAGAAATTGGTTTTTCACAAACAATGGCTTTCGGCCCGAGGTCTATTAATTCATCAAAAATAGATTTGTGCAATTGACTTGGAACACAGATAGATATGACATCTGGATTATATTTTTTTAATTCGGAAACAGTTTC of the Leptospira biflexa serovar Patoc strain 'Patoc 1 (Paris)' genome contains:
- a CDS encoding CDP-glycerol glycerophosphotransferase family protein, encoding MLPNLSGKGVFVFSDPGGAKPVLAFLKLNQKLQNYKVFCDRSYDFFSDFDVPVTIYTEGDELKTGDTFDADFLFTGTSVNSSIEVKFIKAFKERKIKTYSFIDHYTRILPRYEWEGDYYFSDVICVLDEVAEKMVRLEIPNADVIVSGNYFQEYIRNWIPRVSRETFLQNLGIANTKKIILFAPDPISRANHLDHYGKSEYGFDEYSVFQNLLRALPKESQSEYVVVIKMHPNQDKETFLSFIKESGANVIIGDQFHTLTLLYYSNIIVGMFSNILIEGNILGAKVIRCLIDLKCDDPFEGKNVGEPAYDLNQMKDLILNYLNDQDDSK
- a CDS encoding DegT/DnrJ/EryC1/StrS family aminotransferase, translated to MEKLAYLGGKKTINKELKPYISFGKEEIDSVQSVLQSGELSRFYGSWHEDFFGGKKVKEFESNWSKEFGIEYSVSVNSATSGLIAALGAVGVEPFDEVLVSPWTMCASATAILVWNAIPVFVDINPDNFNIDPTKIRSLITKKTKAIVVPDIFGQSAQLTEILKIAKEFGLKVIEDASQAPGAMYKGKKVGTNADIGVFSLNYHKHIHTGEGGVCVTADAKIAERLQLIRNHAEAVVGPKGEIDISNMIGFNFRLGEIESAIGIEQLKKLPSIAEQRIRAGALLNEGLKDLKGLKLPVPLEGCTHVYYMYGLIVDFDSLGVTREKLIEVLTAEGIPSLRPSYLNIHLLPMYQKRIAYGKSGFPWISPGETSKVTYEKGICPIAENLQDKSYIGFYFGGFALDDEEINLLIAAFRKVWNQLNLIK
- a CDS encoding Gfo/Idh/MocA family protein — protein: MKQYSAAVVGLGSIGQGLDYDQDIDRNDICLTHTSAYFQHNGFRLVAGVDTLGSLREKFSAKYKSPAFETVSELKKYNPDVISICVPSQLHKSIFDELIDLGPKAIVCEKPISDSIYDADEMVKKAQSKQCLLIVNFIRRFEKGHVELKKKFDRNEFGRIRKVSVFYSKGVLNNGSHFINLLSFFFGEPTYCKVLKVGNVLGNSDLEPDFLLHFENGLDAYFMAGNEDDFSVKEIVFLTEKGIINYQQGGVKIEYFPVETSSVFKDYKIKSFNSQLVTTDFNRYQWYTMDALYNYLENEIDCESDGSSALNTQLVVDQIFSQCSNMEGMN